The Cyclopterus lumpus isolate fCycLum1 chromosome 3, fCycLum1.pri, whole genome shotgun sequence genome includes the window ACCTGCCCAGAGTGCCCCCGGCCTGCGTGTAGTATTTGTTGTAGTCCAGTCTCAGTAGCAGCTGAGCCAGGTCCGAGTTGATCTGATGGTTCCTCACGCTGGACAGGATCTTAAACAGCAGGGAGGACTGTCGCCTGAAGCCCTGAGAACGTTACGGAACATCGTGACGGGTTCTGTAACGTCAGTGTTAGAGAACACGTGGGTTCATGCGGGGTTCTGTAACACTGACGTTACAGAACCCATCGTGAACCCACATGTTCTCTAACACAAGCGTTACAGAACCCGGCATGAACCCACGTGTTCTCTCACACAAGCGTTACAGAACCCGGCATGAACCCACGTGTTCTCTCACACAAGCGTTACAGAACCCGGCATGAACCCACGTGTTCTCTCACACAAGCGTTACAGAACCCGGCATGAACCCACGTGTTCTCTCACACAAGCGTTACAGAACCCGGCATGAACCCACGTGTTCTCTCACACAAGCGTTACAGAACCCGTGGGTTCACGACGGGTTCTGACCAACGAGGCGGGCGCACCTTGACCAGGATGTCCAGCTGGGCGGTTCCCCTCTCGTCCAGCGGCGCCACGCTCTGACTGACCAGCGAGCAGAAGGTCTGGCACAGATCCAGGATCTCGTTCAGACAGTGGAACACCTGAGGGAACCGAGACCGGCATTTAGAACTCGGATcatttatctttctctctcgttTTTTAAATTCTATACGAGGACAATTTAGACTTTACTAGAacctttaatgtgtttttatgacgCTATACTAGAAGGTCTTTTTGACGTGTTACGCAATATTTACTTaggtatatatttttttaacaacatactttatacaattacattttttatgatttaattaaaaacatactGGACATTTTACAACTTCTTTTTACCATTTTATGCCGTTTTACCGTCACagttcttttcatgtttttatagcACACGactttatgacattttatgaaacactaaacgacacacacacacacacacacacacacacacacacacacacacacacacacacacacacacacacacacacacacacacacacacacacacacacacacacacacacacacacacacacacacacacacacacacacacacacacacacacacacacacacacacacacacacacacacacacacacacacacacacacacacacacacacacacacacacacacacacacacacacacacacacacacacacacacacacacacacacacacacacacacacacacacacacacacacacacacacacacacacacacacacacacacacacacacacacacacacacacacacacacacacacacacacacacaccggcttcAGCAGGATGAAGGACTGGGCGAGCAGGTTGCTGAGGAAGTGGTCGTGGGCCAATCGGATGCTCTCGAAGTCTCTGGTGGAGTTGATCAGCTGGAGCAGCTGCGAGAACTGAGACTCCAGAACGTCCACCTGAAGACGAGAGAAGAGGGCGAAAGAGCCCGTCAGCGAACGCCACGTTGGTTTTATATTCTAGATAAACTTCATTATTTAGAATATGCTACATTTTGATGCTTTATTCGGTCAATAGAAACCTAAAGTAAATTTATTCTTGTGTCATAATAAAACAAGTAAGCAGACGTGTCACTGgcagcttttttatttatttatatatacacatttatttatttatatatttatttatttatatatacatatatatatttatttatttatttatatatacatgtgtatatatacacacacacatatatatatatatatatatatatatgtgtatatatacatatatatatatatatatatgtgtatatatacatatatatatatatatatatatatatatatacatacacacacatatatatttatttatttatatatacatacacatatatatatatatgtgtatatatatgtatgtatatatatgtatatacacacacatatatatatatatatatatatatgtgtatatatacatatatatacatacatatatatacacatatatatatacacacacacattatatatatatatatatatatatatatatatatatatatatattatatatatatatatatatatatatatatatatatatatacacacacacatatatatatatatatttatttatttatttatattacctGCAAGTAGTACTGCAGGTTGTCGATGAGGAACGCCATGTGGTTGCGTAGCCGCCACTTCACGGCGTCCGTCTGGCTGGACTTGAGGTGCTTCCTCTGCATCTGAAGAGCCCAGCAGTGCTGCAGCTGCGACTGCACCCGCCGCACGCTCAGCAGGTACCTGAACACAACGTTGTACCTGAACGCagcgagggagaggaggaggagaaggaggagaggaggaggagaaggaggaggggaaaggaggCTCACCAGCTGTACtcaaacataaacaatgaacaccaacGTGGAGCCAGACGAGTACGCACTTCTCCAAGATGGCCGGAGTGAAGAGGATGTGCAGCGGCCACTGCACCTTGTAGGTGAGGCCGAGAGCCGCCCAGCCTGTGGGCGGGGCCTCGCGAGGGGAGGCGTCCTGTGGAGGCGTGGCTCCGTCTCTGGGGCCCGTCGCCTCTGGAATAAAACATGAACCGAGAGAAGTGGAACGAGCCATCAGGACCAACATTgagcctcactgtgtgtgtgtgtgtgtgtgtgtgtgtgtgtgtgtgtgtgtgtgtgtgcgcgtgcgtgtgcgtgtgtgtgtgtgtgtgcgcgtgtgtgtgtgcgtgtgcgtgtgcgtgtcatTTTCAACAACATAAAAGACAGAACTTGCTTGATTGGTGCATATTTACCTGCATTAACTTAAACAATAGTAATGCTACATTTCCCTCAGAGTTCATAAgctataaatataatatttaaaataaatatatagtgtttgttttgtttggccaACAatccaaaacatatttaaatatataaatgaaaccAGAGGGAAAGCCACAATTAGAGAATGTCCTGCATAATAAATGATTTAAACaacttttaaataaattgttGAGTCAATTAACaacttaaaacatgttttaagcGCTAGTAggacaatgttgtgttttcaatcatcaatttaataaaaactaaaagacaAGACTTGTTCTTGTTAAACTCCTCACAGAACCACCGGGAGGCGCTAAacaccaaataaaaaaaggagcagTTTCCTCCTTCAGGCCCctaaacaggaaacaggaaacaggaagcggCGCTCTCACCTTTGCCATCTTTGCCCTGGTAGTCGACTGTCAGGTGCAGCAGAGGCAGCAGGTTGTCGTCGTCCAGCAGCACCTTGTGAGCCGCCTGCTGGAAGGCCACGTTCACGTCTGGGGAACACgacatgacaataataataacaacaacaacacatacagGTGCTCTAGTGAGGTGAGATagatagattatatatatatatatatatatatatatatatatatatatagcgcaCTCTGAGATTCGTTtttaatgaaaagtgctttataaataaaatgtcttattattatatgatcctatacaaaaacataataaagtcATGGTCTAGAtctcataaataaaaaatattacacatttttaaacatatgGTGTCAAAGCATAGTATGACatacaaaatattatttaaaaagttatagtatagtacgtcaaacattttttataatgtgTCATAGTATTAAATGTCAGGATATAAAagtatgtgattttttttttaaatgttctcagTTTTTAGGGTCATTTCCTCCTTTTCAACTGATCAAACAAGCTAATATTAatctgattattatttatttattgtacgTTGCAGGATGGATCAGTAGTCGTTacaccttgttgttgttgttgttgttgtttcaggtGAGAACCACAACGAGCATTCTGGGAGTTTGAACTGTACCGTGCTCGCTGACGGCCGTGGGCGGAGTCTTCAACATGTGCTGCGCGAGGTCGATGAACACCTGGTAGAGCTCGCCGCGGCCCAGCAGGTAGAAGTCCTTAATTATCTGGAAGAagacgtcaacaacaacaacaacaaccttatTATTCCTGTTTATGAGCCAGAAGTAAACAAAACAGCGTTCAGTACGAACCTTCAGCTGCTCGAGAAGATCCGACTCCACGACCATCAACGTCCAGAGATGCTGCAAGTCAGTGAGGAGGAGTTTAATGtggtcgttgttgttgttcagtggAAAGAGTAAACAAATGAGTCACGAAGTTTGAATAATAAAGACAGGTAGATTCTTTTAAGTAATTGTATTTTCCCcacacaaaatatttttttgaaatgACCGATAAGAGTTTCGATTAAGAGGACTTAGAATACTAAGACTAGAGTATTAAGAGGACTAagaggaggactgaggaggaCTAAGAGTAGTAAGAGTACTAAGAGGACTAAGACGAGTACTAAGACTACTAAGACTAGAGTATTAAGAGTACTAAGAGGAGGAGTACTAAGAGTATTAAGAGGACTAAGAGTACTAAGAGGAGGAGTACTAAGAGTATTAAGAGGACTAAGAGTACTAAGAGGAGGAGTACTAAGAGTATTACTAAGACTAGAGTATTAAGAGGAGTACTAAGAGGAGGACTAAGACTAGAGTATTAAGAGGACTAAGAGTACTAAGACTAGAGTATTAAGAGGACTAagaggaggactgaggaggaCTAAGAGTACTAAGAGGACTGAGACGAGTACTAAGACTACTAAGACTAGAGTATTAAGAGTACTAAGAGGAGGAGTACTAAGAGTATTAAGAGGACTAAGAGTACTAAGACTAGAGTATTAAGAGTACTAAGAGGAGGAGTACTAAGAGTATTAAGAGGACTAAGAGTACTAAGACTAGAGTATTAAGAGGAGTACTAAGAGGAGGACTAAGACTAGAGTATTAAGAGGACTAAGAGGAGGACTAAGGGTATTAAGAATACTAAGACTAAGAGGAGTAAGAGTATTAAGAGGACCCAGAGGACTAGTATCACTGAAACCCTCGATGCAGGACTACATGAGCTCACCTCTGCCACTGTGCTCCTGATGCGATCAATCAGGTTCTCAAAGTCCACCAGGCTGAAGAGAGGCTGCTGCTTGAGTCGGTGCAGATCTGCAGCAAACAGGTCCTCCTGGTGCTTCAGGATGGAGCctgagacaaaacaaacaacaacaacaacaacaacaatgagaaGCGTCCTCTTAGTGACTCACAATGAGCAGGCTTCACAGGAACGATACGCCACCGGCTCTGGACGGGCTGTGGTTGTGGTTCTCGAACATCTGGACGGACTCTCCCACGAAGAGGATCTTCTCGGCCACTCGGATGGGGATGTAGAACGGGAGCATCTCCGTTCTCAGGGAGAACTGCTGCAGGGACGGAGCcagcatgttctcctcctcgaCCAGCCTCTGCAGCAGAGCACGTGAGCGCCAATGTGTATTGATCTGGTTTGGTCACACTTTGGTTTACAGATCGTAAACATCTGGATAGGAGTTCTCACCAGGTCCTGCAGCTCTCGGAGCTGCTTCCCACTCAGGCCTCCCAGCcccaggtcctcctcctcctcctcctggttggcagcagctcctcctgcgCTGGGGCCCTGCTTCACGAAGAACTCCTCGCTCTGGTCCAGCAGCAGTCCGTGCAGCATCCAGGCGGCCAGCTGCTTGTACATCACGCCGTGGCACACGGCCAGAATCCTGCACATCAggtagaataaaaataaataaataaatacataaatatatattccctGAAAGGGGAGACTTACTTCTCTAAGGCCATGCGGACGGGAGGAAGCCCCCCACAGCTGTGCTTGTACACCGTCTCCAGGATCTGACAGCCGTGAATCTGAAGCAGCGACACACAAGAACAGAGGGTCACAGCGGTGAGCCCGACGGCCCGATGCCCCGATGCCGCTCTGGAGCAGTCGAGTCCTTTGAGGGGCTCCCTGGAGAAACGTTCTGAGTTCACATCTCCTAATGAAGCACTACTAGAAACCATCCTTACCTTCTGTGATCTGATCgactccaccaccaccatcacagAAGGAAACAGCAACTGGAACTTAAAGGAAAAGACAAGCGCGGGTTTTTCAGTAGATTTTCAATGAAAACAAACCTGAGAATCGTCTCTTTAGAAGTTTGAATGAAGCTTCACCTGATCAAGCTTATAATTCACATGAGATATCGTCAGATGTGGATCTCCGAggaactgaaacacacacacacacacagagttagaTGAGCATCGTTTCACAGACTCCACCACGTATTCTCGCTGTGCACGACGTGGTTCCACCTCCTGTTCCAGGTCCAGCAGGGCCTGTCTGTAGGGCTGCAGGATGGAGTCCAGCCCCGTGCAGAACGCCCGCAGGTAGATTCCATGAAGGCCCGTCTGGTTGGGCTGGTTGGTGTGGTGTTCCTGAGGAGAAAGGGTTAATGGAAGAGAGACCCTGTCGAGAAGGGAGGGGACTCTACAAGCTTTGTATCGCCCTTAAACATGCAGCTAGGGGATATGCggctaaataaatataaataaatatatataatatatggaGTAATAAAAACAGTACAAGATAGttattgtatattgttttatCACAATTTAGGATGTTCTTAACTATCAAACATGCTAACTGAGGtacttttacatttgtttgattttttttaaataaaataaaaactcaatAAAATGACTATagatgtatataaatatataataaaaataaagaaaatctaTGTCCATATTGGGTGGTGTGACTGAATAGTTAGTGCTCATACAGAAAGGTGTGGCTGTGTGGCATGGAGGGACTCACCTGCTGATGCACGTGGCCCGTGTGTTGTTCTATGAACTCTGTGAAGCGAATGTAATCGGAGCCCAGTTTAGAAAGCCGGTTGAGGACACTGGTCTCACTGGGGTGAAGGAAGGGCAGGTCCTGGGACACCTGGGGGGGCGGAACAGAGGGGTTCATGTTCTGGAGGcgctcaaataaataaaagtaatataaCCTGAGAGCACTTTATGCAGCCTGAGGGGAATTGTTGTGCAGTAAAAAGTCAACAACAGACAATAAAGATTATCAGGAAGGTACAAAACCCAATTGTACACAACACCATGTAGTACTGGGTTGGAGGAGTAAATGTGTTAAtagtttgtatgtatatatatatatatgtttgacACTTTTGGAACTCTATAAATGCTTATTTTGTCACGATTTATAGGCAAACTTTATTTGTGATATCTAACATTATTCACGCCAAATATTTCATAATTTGCATACATCCCTGGTTATTGTGAATAAGAAAATTAGCCAAACATGCAGCTATATTTCAAGTAGATAGTGTGAGGGgcaattttttaaatataggaTTGTTTGCataataaaagataaaataagataatgcTGTATTAGTCCCCCAGaggggaaatgtacaggattTAAAAGCAGTAAAGTGCAAACAAGAGACAGTGttagaaaaaggaaacaagataaaaacaaatataataaatagcaaataaacaatttaaaaaaaaacagtaaataatccaCAATAACTGAATAGATAGAAAGATTTAACTATATTGGCACATATAACATCGTTATAACGCAATTTATGCTCGCATTAATTTACGACTACACGCAAACCAAAGGCAATAATAGCATTTAGATACGTTAAGTCTTTAATAAATACCGTCACCGTGTTTCGAGTGTTACCTGCAAGCCGGTCCGCTTGTTCCAGGTGAAGATGGTGCCCGGGTAGCCGCTGAGCGCCAGCAGCAGCTCGTGAATCATGTTAATATTCAGCTTTAGTTGATTAACGTTGAAAACGCAGCTGTCGGGCGTCGCGTTCAGCCACCAAAACAAAACCGCCGCCCGCGCTGTCGCATGTTGAACGCGTCACGACGCAGAATATcacggggcggggggggcgggggggggcgggggggggcgggggggggcggggggcgcgGATTGGTTGCTAACCAACGGTAACCATGGATGTAGTAACGGGCGATCTGTCGCTTTcccttatcttttttttaataatacttTTATGTTAATGTCACAAAAGTGTTTACTGTTATTCCACTTTTTAGATACACGAGACTATACAAAAAGCATCCGctgttatattgtatttattttgcaacgttaacaaaaagtaaacgaATGATAAAGCgcttctgggaaatgtagtttaaaaaaaacaacgttcaTTTTATACAAATATCACAACGGTGTATACTGTTATTCAACTGTTTGGATATACGAGACGACACAAAAGTATCCACAGttctttaattttttaaatgttttatgttaACAAACGTTAAGGCgcttctgggaaatgtagttcgTATCCCTCGTAGCGCCGTCACAGCCCCGCGTCACCATTCGGCCATGTAGCTAGCTAGCAACACCTCGCAACGGAGAGAGCTTGGTATGTCGTAGTTACTCGTAAAACCATTAAAACGTCTCCATTCGGACTGTAAAAGCTAAGGTTGCCCCCTTACTCGCGTTATGATAACTCTCGAGCCCGTTGTAGTCATAAATGTGGCTCCTAGCGGCGCTATCGGGGGCTAAGTTTAACTTAACGTTAGTTGCTAAAGTCCGTATGTCAGTTGCACGCTGGGAAATATTCCGTTAAATGCTCGTTTTTCCGTGCTGTGACGTCGttatgttttgattttttttaagcagGGATGGCGTGCGAGACGAGCGAAGAGGACGTTGTTTCGGAGTACCTGGGCCAGAACCCGCAGCTGGAGCGGTGGGTCGACACCCTGAGGACCCGCTGCGAGAGCAACAAGCAGTGGGTGGCTCGGAGGGAGTTCATCCTCAGGAACATGGAGGCTTTCCCCGCAGTGGAGCCCGGGGTGCCCAGCAGCAGCCTGGACAAGCTGCTCTCCCTGTCTATGGTCTGGGCCAATCACGTGTTcctgggctgcaggtgagacacGGGGCAGGATGATGGGgatccaaaaataaaatggaagtaAATCAAATCTTATGTGTGCGTTCTCGTCCCCCTTCCAGCTACCCACAGGCTGTGATGGACAAGGTCAAGGAGATGGGCGATGGGATCGTGGTCATCGATGCCCCGGTTCACAAAACCACAAAAGATGGACTCCTGGCCCGAGGGAAGCGGAGCGCCACGGCTGGTAACACACACGTTTTTAATAAGGATGAAACAAGACGACTGTCCGCTTACAGTTTGTAGGGTGgatctttttaaatgtggacGGTGACACTCGCTACTCTTATTTCTTAATTCTAGCTCGTTGGGAATACACAGAGCGAATACATCgtcttaaaatgtatttcctcaTCATTTCCTCATATGTATGTGTCAGAATCGTTTATTTGCACATACAATGAATTTTACTTTGGTGAAAGGTGCGTGGCAATAAACATAGAcgtagaataaaacaataaaaacaatcaaatataGTGCAATAAcagataaatatggtaaacaacaaacggATAACCTCAAAACAAGATAGCGGCGTTGTCTCGGGATTGTAATTTTTTTCAGCGATGTGTATTAcacatcagtgtctgattttaatatatcatatatacaattcagtttatgaatatacacttaaataacttttttttttaaaggatttttttaattgattccaattttaaatatatatatatatattctttaatcTCACACAcgcccctggagtgccttcacgtacccccatttgagatatatatatattctttaatcTCATTTGAGAACCAACGTATTAGTGGATGAACGAAATATgagaagcactttttttttttaaacacgatCGGCTTTGATGAAGGTTTTTAATGCACACAATGAATCACAACGCATGAATAGTAGTGACATTTCTTGCTATTAATAGCtgcgtttttgttgttgttttaatttattttcgaCATCCAGCTTTACGAAACGTAATGATCCCACCTCTCCACCTATGAactttgttgcttttctttgctATTTTCTTTTACAGCAGGGTTTCAGTGTAATGACCTCCAAGAAGgtcgttgtttttcttccttcttcttcccacaCCTGAGACTGGACTCTGCTCCCTCATTAATCGCTGTCTCTCCCGCCTGCTGTGTGTCATTGTTTTCAGAGGGCGACGCCGACGGCGCTGTGAAAAGAGCCAAATTTGGATCTAACGAGCTCGACGGTCGAGCGGCTTCGTGGCCGGCGAGTCAGAAATCGGGACCTCGGCCCCAGGCGCCGGCGCAGCGCCAGCCCTTCTTCAACCGCCTCTACAAGGCCGTGGCCTGGAAGCTGGTGTCGGCGGGCGGCTTCGGCCCCAACTTGGACCATTTTGAAATCCTCCGCAGCTGCGTGGAGTCGTGCAAAGAGACCCTGACCAGCGTGTTCGTGCCGCTGAAGGACATCGCCGGCCTCCCCGCCGGTCGCACGCAGAAGGAGGGCCACGTGTGCGAGATCCGCTGTCAGACTGTGTACATGGGGACCGGGTACGGCCGGGACGAGTCCGCCGCCCGGGCCATGGCGTCCAAAGAGGCCCTGAAGGTCTTTCAGGGGCGGAAAGTGTCGGTGAAGATCTGCAGGCGGAGGTTCAAAGGGAAGGACGTGGAGGATTTGATGCTGTTGGACGAGCAGCCTCGGAGTCAGGGCTTCCCGCCCGCCATCAGCTACCCCTTCGAGGCCGAGAAGCCGGAAGGCGGGTCCTCGTAGACCCTGGCCGGAAGGCGGGTCCTCGTAGACCCTGGCCGGAAGGCGGGTCTTCGTAGACCCTGGCCGGAAGGCGGGTCCTCGTAGACCCTAGCTGGAAGGCGGGTCCTCGTAGACCCTGGCTGGAAGGCGGGTCCTCGTAGACCCTAGCTGGAAGGCGGGTCCTCGTAGACCCTGGCTGGAAGGCGGGTCCTCGTAGACCCTGGCTGGAAGGTGGGTCCTCGTAGACCCGGCCGGAAGGCGTTCTCCCACAACACTTTGGTATCGCAGGGCAGCCGGAGCACCCAGAAGGAACCGTCTGGACTACATTCACAACCGCTTTCAGTTTTATTGACAGTGTGTGGAGCAGGCGGCCGTCATTCAGGAGTCGAACGGCCgtaaactgaaaaaaagaaaataaaagaaagctcGACCGACAGAAGAGTTTAAAAGAGGATTAAAGTGCGTCTCAGAATACGTTGGGAGGAGCCGGTTCATCCGTTTCTCCCTTTTTGGTCCAAACCAACGGACTTGCTGTTGTTTTCTGACGCGGACGAACCGATAACTCGtcttttttacagttttgatGACCTGTCACTTTGTTAGGGTCCAGATTTTGGCATCacgatgcaaaaaaaaacagaatactTTTTATAATTCTGAGTTACTTTAGTGTTCATACCGGTTAACATTGAGAAATATGAGGAACAAGTCCTgacgttgtttttgtttattttttcaactcaatttacttttctttctttaatcaaATGACCccgttgacctttttttttttttttttttggaatcgTTTCATCGTCGTTTCTACTGACTCAAAGTTTCTTTAATCAAAGTATTCCTTCAAAGAATTGACttacttattatttttattacaggATGTTTAAAGATGCCAATTACAGTTctactgcttttattttatttcatggttTATCatcactgatttaaaaaaaaaaagaaagactgagACCCACAATGTTGAGAAGTATCCAGAGAATCCCTCAGTTTGATGGCTTCACGTGCACGGCTTCACGTGCACGGCTACGTGTTTGAGGGTAAAGTGCTGCTGCGACGGGTGATTTATTTGAGTTtggttccttttctttttctgttccaGTTTGGGTTGAAGGTGAACAGGGTTCCCCGCAGGGTTCCTGTACGTTTACACCAGTGGTTCtgtttctaaatatatttttaaataaacaagataaTTTAACCGAGtaaagttttattttggttCTCCACCTGCagattctttcttcttttagaaACGGACTATAATACTTTATGATCTCGTGTTTCTGATCAATGAAAACGTGTATTTGGATCCATAAATAGCAGCTCCGATAAATACATAATCATAAAGCCCTCCGGGATTTGAGCGACATTCACGCTtgacccctcacacacacacacacacacacacacacatacacacgcagtTGAAACCGAGTTACTGTCGACGTCGGCGGGATTCCTCCGGCCTCATCGACGCGGTTCAGCGGGATTCTTTCCACTTCCACGGGTTCCGTGACGTTCCAGAGGGTTCCGTTCCAGAAGGTTCCATTCCAGAAGGTTCTGTGACGTTCCAGAGGATTCCGTGACGTTCCAGAGGGTTCCGTGGCGTTCCAGAGGGTTCCGTGACGTTCCAGAGGGTTCCGTGGCGTTCCAGAGGGTTCCGTGATGTTCCAGAGGGTTCCGTGGCGTTCCAGAGGGTTCCGTGACGTTCCAGAGGGTTCCGTGGCGTTCCAGAGGGTTCCGTGACGTTCCAGAGGGTTCCGTGGCGTTCCAGAGGGCTCGCTTTTCACTTCATGAGTTTAGGAATCGAACCAATAAGGTCGATGCTTTCACctttttttacagaaaagaaaaaagtaatataGGAACTGATTCAGTATGTCAGATTATTGAATtcttcatttatgtatttaatttaatcctTCAGTTCTCTGGATGTAAACTtcagaggtggaagaagtagtcagatctttttttattacattttttaagatttaaattgaaataaagaAATCCTTAACAGGCTATTTGGTCATAATTATGTCactctctcaatcagcctctttctctcgtctctctcactcctttcgtttcTCCCTCCCATCCATCactctctcaatcagcctctttctctcgtctctctcactcctttcgtttccccctcccatccttcactctctcaatcagcctctttctctcgtctctctcactcctttcgtttccccctcccatccgtcacactctcaatcagcctctttctctcgtctctctcactcctttcgtttccccctcccatccgtcactctcaatcagcctctttctctcgtctctctcactcctttcgtttccccctcccatccgtcactctctcaatcagcctctttctctcgtctctctcactcctttcgtttccccctcccatccgtcactctctcaatcagcctctttctctcgtctctctcactcctttcgtttcccccctcccatccttcactctcaatcagcctctttctctcgtctctctcactcctttcgtttccccctcccatccgtcactctctcaatcagcctctttctctcgtctctctcactcctttcgtttccccctcccatccttcactctcaatcagcctctttctctcgtctctctcactcctttcgtttcTCCCTCCCATCCGTCactctctcaatcagcctctttctctcgtctctctcactcctttcgtttccccctcccatccttcactctcaatcagcctctttctctcgtctctctcactccttttgtttccccctcccatccatcactctcaatcagcctctttctctcgtctctctcactcctttcgtttccccctcccatccgtcactctctcaatcagcctctttctctcgtctctctcactcctttcgtttccccctcccatccttcactctcaatcagcctctttctctcgtctctctcactcctttcgttt containing:
- the tubgcp4 gene encoding gamma-tubulin complex component 4 isoform X1, giving the protein MIHELLLALSGYPGTIFTWNKRTGLQVSQDLPFLHPSETSVLNRLSKLGSDYIRFTEFIEQHTGHVHQQEHHTNQPNQTGLHGIYLRAFCTGLDSILQPYRQALLDLEQEFLGDPHLTISHVNYKLDQFQLLFPSVMVVVESIRSQKIHGCQILETVYKHSCGGLPPVRMALEKILAVCHGVMYKQLAAWMLHGLLLDQSEEFFVKQGPSAGGAAANQEEEEEDLGLGGLSGKQLRELQDLRLVEEENMLAPSLQQFSLRTEMLPFYIPIRVAEKILFVGESVQMFENHNHSPSRAGSILKHQEDLFAADLHRLKQQPLFSLVDFENLIDRIRSTVAEHLWTLMVVESDLLEQLKIIKDFYLLGRGELYQVFIDLAQHMLKTPPTAVSEHDVNVAFQQAAHKVLLDDDNLLPLLHLTVDYQGKDGKEATGPRDGATPPQDASPREAPPTGWAALGLTYKVQWPLHILFTPAILEKYNVVFRYLLSVRRVQSQLQHCWALQMQRKHLKSSQTDAVKWRLRNHMAFLIDNLQYYLQVDVLESQFSQLLQLINSTRDFESIRLAHDHFLSNLLAQSFILLKPVFHCLNEILDLCQTFCSLVSQSVAPLDERGTAQLDILVKGFRRQSSLLFKILSSVRNHQINSDLAQLLLRLDYNKYYTQAGGTLGSV
- the tubgcp4 gene encoding gamma-tubulin complex component 4 isoform X2; its protein translation is MIHELLLALSGYPGTIFTWNKRTGLQVSQDLPFLHPSETSVLNRLSKLGSDYIRFTEFIEQHTGHVHQQEHHTNQPNQTGLHGIYLRAFCTGLDSILQPYRQALLDLEQEFLGDPHLTISHVNYKLDQFQLLFPSVMVVVESIRSQKIHGCQILETVYKHSCGGLPPVRMALEKILAVCHGVMYKQLAAWMLHGLLLDQSEEFFVKQGPSAGGAAANQEEEEEDLGLGGLSGKQLRELQDLRLVEEENMLAPSLQQFSLRTEMLPFYIPIRVAEKILFVGESVQMFENHNHSPSRAGSILKHQEDLFAADLHRLKQQPLFSLVDFENLIDRIRSTVAEHLWTLMVVESDLLEQLKIIKDFYLLGRGELYQVFIDLAQHMLKTPPTAVSEHDVNVAFQQAAHKVLLDDDNLLPLLHLTVDYQGKDGKEATGPRDGATPPQDASPREAPPTGWAALGLTYKVQWPLHILFTPAILEKYNVVFRYLLSVRRVQSQLQHCWALQMQRKHLKSSQTDAVKWRLRNHMAFLIDNLQYYLQVDVLESQFSQLLQLINSTRDFESIRLAHDHFLSNLLAQSFILLKPVFHCLNEILDLCQTFCSLVSQSVAPLDERGTAQLDILVKVRPPRWSEPVVNPRVL
- the cdkn2aip gene encoding CDKN2A-interacting protein — encoded protein: MACETSEEDVVSEYLGQNPQLERWVDTLRTRCESNKQWVARREFILRNMEAFPAVEPGVPSSSLDKLLSLSMVWANHVFLGCSYPQAVMDKVKEMGDGIVVIDAPVHKTTKDGLLARGKRSATAEGDADGAVKRAKFGSNELDGRAASWPASQKSGPRPQAPAQRQPFFNRLYKAVAWKLVSAGGFGPNLDHFEILRSCVESCKETLTSVFVPLKDIAGLPAGRTQKEGHVCEIRCQTVYMGTGYGRDESAARAMASKEALKVFQGRKVSVKICRRRFKGKDVEDLMLLDEQPRSQGFPPAISYPFEAEKPEGGSS